The window CGTAACTTTTCGTGCCTGCATGGGATTTTCGGACAAAAAAACTTTCGCGAGTGTAGCAAAGTTTTTCGCCGCCCCGTTGAATGGAGAATTGCATGACTGACGTACAGGGCGCCCTCGAGCTGATCAAACGAGGCGTCGATGAGTTGCTGATAGAGTCCGAGCTCGCCGAGAAGCTCAAGTCCGGGCGCCCGCTCAGGGTGAAAGCGGGCTTCGACCCTACCGCGCCGGACCTGCACCTCGGCCACACGGTTCTGATCAACAAGATGCGTCATTTCCAGGAATTGGGTCATCAGGTGATGTTCCTGATCGGGGACTTCACCGGGATGATTGGCGACCCCTCGGGAAAGAACGCCACGCGTCCGCCGCTCTCTCGCGAGCAGATCATGGAGAACGCGCGCACGTACCAGGACCAGGTGTTCAAGATTCTTGATCCGGAGAAGACTCAGATCTGCTTCAACTCGGCCTGGATGGAGTCGCTCGGGTCCGCCGGCATGATCCGCCTCGCCTCTCGCAGCACGGTCGCACGCATGCTCGAACGTGACGATTTTGCCAAACGCTATGCGGCAAACCAGCCGATCTCCATTCACGAATTCCTGTACCCCCTCTGCCAAGGCTATGACTCCGTGGCGATGCGCGCCGACATCGAGCTCGGCGGGACGGACCAGAAGTTCAACCTGCTGATGGGCCGCGAGTTGCAGAAGCACGATGGGCAGGCGCCGCAATGCGTCCTGATGATGCCGCTCCTTGAAGGATTGGACGGCGTGAACAAGATGTCCAAGTCGCTCGGCAACTACATCGGCATTGCCGAAGGGCCGCGTGAGATCTTCGGAAAGCTGATGTCGATCTCCGACGACCTGATGTGGCGTTACTACGAGCTCCTCTCGTTCCGCTCGATCAGCGAGATCGCCGGACTCCGCCGCGAAGCCGAATCGGGTCGCAATCCGCGGGACATCAAGGTGATGCTGGCGATGGAGCTTGTCGCGCGCTTCCATGACGCCCAGGCGGCGGAAGCGGCCAGGACGGAATTCGAAGCGCGCTTCCAGCGCGGAGTGCTCCCCGACGACATGCCCGAGGTGAATGTTGCGGTGGGTGCTGAGGGCATGCCCGTGTTTCAGGTGATCAAGCAGGCGGGTCTGACGGGCACCACGTCCGAAGCGATGCGGATGATCGACCAGGGCGCCGTGCGTCTCGACGGCGAGCGCGTCGAGGACAAGGGTCTTGTCCTGCATTCCGGGCGGACCGTTGTCCTGCAGGTTGGCAAGCGAAAATTCGCGAGCGTGCGCCTGGGGTGAGCATCAGAGGGGCCTGGGCCCAGGATGGACGGTTAACGTGAACGCATGCAAAGGTGACGTGTAAAATGATGTAACTCGACTTGATGCGCTTCGGGCGGTGAAGGTCGTTCGCGCCGGTTCCGGGCGGAGACCACCCTGCCGGCGCAGGCGCTTCGGTGAGCCCGTGCTTTGAGGTAGGGTTTCGCGATCATGACGTTTCGATCACTGTTCGGCGTGGACAGCACGTTCAGGCCCGGTGTCCTGGGGGTGATCGCATTGGTGGTCGCGCTCGCGGTCACCGGGATGCTTATCGCGCAGTCGGAGCGTGAGGAGCTACGCATCCGGCGGGCCGAGTTGGCCGATCAGAGCGGCGACAAGGCGCATGAGATCGAGAACGCGATCCGGCATGGCCTCGCTGCGACCTATGCGTTGGCGGCCTTGGTCCGGCAGGGGCATGGCGTCGTGCCCGATTTCGATGCCGTGGCGACCGAAATGCTCCGCTATTACCCCGGCGCCGATTCGTTGCAGCTGGCGCCGGGCGGAGTCATTCGGCAGATCGTTCCATTTGCGGAGAATGCGCGCGCGATGGGGCATGATCTCCTCGCGGATCCGGCGCGCAACAAGGAAGCATTCCTGGCCAGGGATACCGGCGAGCTGACGCTTGCGGGACCCTTCCCGCTGATGCAGGGAGGGATAGGCGCGGCGGGCCGGTTGCCGGTATTTCTGGACGACGAGAACGGGCGGCCGCGGTTCTGGGGGTTTGCCACCGTTCTCATCCGCTTTCCGCAAATCCTCGCTAAAGCGCAACTACCCCAACTGGCGAAGCGCGGCTTGCACTATGAGCTTTGGCGCCTTCATCCGGATACGGGCCTCAGGCAGATCATCGCCGCATCATCCGACGTGCCCCTCGTCGATCCGGTCGATCGGAGCATCATGATGCCCAACGGCGCGTGGACGCTCAGTGTCGCCCCGATCGACGGATGGACCGACAAACCCGGTCTCGTCCTCAAGCTGCTGCTCGGGCTCATCTTCAGTTCGCTCCTCGGATGGCTCGCGAAACAGATGGGCGAGCTGCGGCTTCATCGGCACAGACTTCAGGCGCTGGTCGACGAGCGAACTACCGCCTTGGCAGCGCGCGAATCCAAACTGGGTGCATTGATCGGCTCCCTGCCGGATCAGTTGTTCGTAATGGATGACGCCGGCCGGATCGTCGAAGTCCATTCGCCGGATGCGGCCTTGTTGCCGCGCGACTCTGCGGACATCCTGGGGCGCTCGTACGACGACGTGTTTCCCCTGCCGGTCGCCGACGGGATCCGGACTGCGCTCATGGCCATCCGCGGTGACGCACGGCGGCGCGAATTCGAATATGCGCTCGAGCTTCCTGTCGGGCGCAGACAGTTCAGCGCGTCGATGAGCCAGTTGTCCGGCGGGGACGGCCGGACGGCAGGTTTCATTGCGCTCGTGCGGGACGTCTCCGAGCGGGAGCTGGCGGAAGAAAAGATGCGCGAGGCAACGGTGGTTTTCGACGCCTCCAGCCAAGGCATCATGACCGCCGACGCCAATGGGATCATCACGTCGGTGAACCCCGCTTTTTGCAGCATCACGGGCTATTCGGCCGCGGACGTCATCGGCAACACTCCGGCGATGTTCAAGTCGGGGCGGCATGACGAAGCGTTCTACGAGAACATGTGGTCGACGCTCGAGAAGGTCGGCCGCTGGGAGGGGGAAATCTGGAATCGGCGCAAGGCCGGGGATATCTATCCTCAGTGGCTGACGATATCGGCTGTGCGAGACGAGGCGGGCCGGTTGATCAAGTACGTATCCATTTTCAGCGATATGACGCGGCGCAAGCAGCGCGAAGAAGTGATCTGGCGGCAGGCCAACTTCGACGTGCTCACCGGGCTCGCCAATCGCAACCTCCTCAACGACCGCTTGGACCGGGCGCTGGTGCATAGCCATCGGACCGGCAAGAAGGCGGGGTTGATCTTTCTCGACCTCGACGGTTTCAAGTGGATCAACGACACCCTCGGCCACGATGTCGGGGACGAGATGCTCATCGAGGTCGCGGCGCGGTTGAAGGAGTGTGTCCGCCACCAGGATACGGTTGCTCGACTCGGGGGGGATGAATTCACCCTTGTCGTCGATGACATTGAAGATGTCGACGATCTGCAGATCGTTGGAGACAAGGTGCTGCGGATAATTCGCGAACCCTTCCTGCTTGCAGGTGCGAACCGCTACGTGACCGGCAGCCTTGGCATCACTGTGTTCCCTGACGACGGCGATGACGTGCAGACCTTGCTGCGTAACGCGGACATCGCGATGTACAAATCCAAGCAATTGGGCAAGAACCGTTGCCAGTTCTATTCGCAGGACATGCAGGAGGCTGCCCGTGTTCGCGTGCAGTTGGAGGCAGAGCTGCGGATCGCAATCGAGCGCAAGGAGTTCGTGCTCTTCTATCAGCCGATCATCGATGCGGAGCGCGGTCGTGTAAGTGGTGCCGAAGCGCTTCTGCGCTGGCGTCATCCGTCGCGCGGGATCGTGGCGCCGGACGAATTCATCACGATCGCCGAGGACACCGGCCTGATTGTTCCGATCGGCGAGTGGGTGCTGAACGAAGCCCTGCGCCAGGCAAATGCGTGGCGCATTCGCGGCCTGCCACCGCTGCGCGTCGCGGTGAATGTGTCGGGCGTTCAGTTCAGGGAGCAAGGTCTGGTGGAAATGATCACCCAGGCAAGCCGTACCCCGGGCTTCGACGAGATCACGCTCGTCCTCGAGATCACAGAGTCTGTCCTCATGCAGAGCAGCGATGTCACCGAAGCGCGCATGCGCGAAATCGGCCTGTTCGGCATCGAATACTCGCTCGACGACTTCGGTACCGGCTATTCGTCGCTCTCATACCTCAAGCGTTTTCCGGTCGGTCACGTGAAGATCGACCGCAGCTTCGTCAGCGATTGCCCTGACGACAGGAACGACGTACTGCTGGTCGAGGCAATCATCAACATGGCACACAGCCTCGGGCTCAAGGTAACGGCAGAAGGCGTCGAAACGGAAAGGCAGCGCGCCTTCCTTCGGGCGCGTAGCTGCGATTACCTTCAGGGGTATCTCATCAGTGAGCCCCTTCCGGCCGTGGATTTCGAGCGGTTTGTGTTCAGGAACGGTTCGCCGCACTGACTGGCGCGCGTGACCCCGCAAGGTTATCGCCGGCCGGCGCCATGATTGACGGCGCTGCACATCGACTTTGCGTGATGGCGCCGGTTCCCGAAGCGCTTGACGGTTTTTCTGAGGTGTATATAATTCGCGCCTCTTCAGCGCTGCGGCGGATTTCGGCGGCGGCGGTGGGGCAGGAAAGAGGTGGTCAGGGCGGCGGCGGGTTTAAAAAAGTTTGCTGCGATGCTTGACGAAGTTGAGGTAGTTTGTCAGAATCTCTTTCTCGCTGCTTCTGCAGCGGTTCTTTAAAAAATTGGACAACCGATAAGTGTGGGTGCTTGGTTGGCGCGGCTGAGAACTGCTTCGGCGGTTTTAATGTTGCAAAGATTGAGTGCTCAGATGTAAGTCAGTAATGATTTCTTTGAGTGCTTTGTTGGATTGAACTTAAGAGTTTGATCCTGGCTCAGATTGAACGCTGGCGGCATGCTTTACACATGCAAGTCGAACGGCAGCGGGGGCTTCGGCCTGCCGGCGAGTGGCGAACGGGTGAGTAATGCATCGGAACGTGCCCAGTCATGGGGGATAACTACGCGAAAGCGTAGCTAATACCGCATACGCCCTGAGGGGGAAAGCGGGGGATCGCAAGACCTCGCGTGATTGGAGCGGCCGATGTCGGATTAGCTAGTTGGTGGGGTAAAGGCCTACCAAGGCGACGATCCGTAGCGGGTCTGAGAGGATGATCCGCCACACTGGGACTGAGACACGGCCCAGACTCCTACGGGAGGCAGCAGTGGGGAATTTTGGACAATGGGGGCAACCCTGATCCAGCCATGCCGCGTGAGTGAAGAAGGCCTTCGGGTTGTAAAGCTCTTTCAGACGGAAAGAAAACGCTTCCCCTAATACGGGAGGTGGATGACGGTACTGTCAGAAGAAGCACCGGCTAACTACGTGCCAGCAGCCGCGGTAATACGTAGGGTGCGAGCGTTAATCGGAATTACTGGGCGTAAAGCGTGCGCAGGCGGTTGTGTAAGACAGGTGTGAAATCCCCGGGCTTAACCTGGGAACTGCGCTTGTGACTGCACGGCTAGAGTACGGCAGAGGGGGGTGGAATTCCACGTGTAGCAGTGAAATGCGTAGATATGTGGAGGAACACCGATGGCGAAGGCAGCCCCCTGGGCCGATACTGACGCTCATGCACGAAAGCGTGGGGAGCAAACAGGATTAGATACCCTGGTAGTCCACGCCCTAAACGATGTCGACTAGTCGTTCGGAGAGGTAACTCACTGAGTGACGCAGCTAACGCGTGAAGTCGACCGCCTGGGGAGTACGGCCGCAAGGTTAAAACTCAAAGGAATTGACGGGGACCCGCACAAGCGGTGGATGATGTGGATTAATTCGATGCAACGCGAAAAACCTTACCTACCCTTGACATGCCTGGAATCCTTCAGAGATGCGGGAGTGCCTTCGGGAGCCAGGACACAGGTGCTGCATGGCTGTCGTCAGCTCGTGTCGTGAGATGTTGGGTTAAGTCCCGCAACGAGCGCAACCCTTGTCGCTAATTGCCATCATTAAGTTGGGCACTTTAGCGAGACTGCCGGTGACAAACCGGAGGAAGGTGGGGATGACGTCAAGTCCTCATGGCCCTTATGGGTAGGGCTTCACACGTCATACAATGGTCGGTACAGAGGGCTGCCAAAGCGCGAGCTGGAGCCAATCCCTTAAAGCCGATCGTAGTCCGGATCGTAGTCTGCAACTCGACTACGTGAAGTCGGAATCGCTAGTAATCGCAGATCAGCATGCTGCGGTGAATACGTTCCCGGGTCTTGTACACACCGCCCGTCACACCATGGGAGTGGGTTTCACCAGAAGTAGGTAGCTTAACCTTCGGGAGGGCGCTTACCACGGTGAGATTCATGACTGGGGTGAAGTCGTAACAAGGTAGCCGTATCGGAAGGTGCGGCTGGATCACCTCCTTTCAAGAGACAGGCCGTGTTGGCCGAGTATCCACAACTTATCGGTTGTTCAGGCAAGAGCCTCGAGTTTGACGAGAGGGTCTGTAGCTCAGCTGGTTAGAGCACCGTCTTGATAAGGCGGGGGTCGTTGGTTCGAACCCAACCAGACCCACCACCGAGACGAGAGGGGGATTAGCTCAGCTGGGAGAGCACCTGCTTTGCAAGCAGGGGGTCGTCGGTTCGATCCCGTCATCCTCCACCACCCGTTGGATGGGCTCGGCTAGGTGGCTCGACGAAGGGTTAAGCCGTGTGCACGGGATGTGTGCAGGGCTTAGGCCTTGGTGCCAGTGTTCTTTAACAAAGTGGAAGAAGTAAAGTGTGCGGCAGCCGGTCGAAAGGCGGGTTGCTGCATGGGTTGGTGTGATTGCATTTTTGCGTTCATCGGCGCTTTGAACCAGCGGCCGGTGGATGCGCACAAGCGTGAGTTCGTCTGTAGCGGTTGAACCCTGGCGACAGGGTCCAGCGTTATAGGATCAAGCGACTAAGTGCATGTGGTGGATGCCTTGGCGATCACAGGCGATGAAGGACGTGCAAGCCTGCGAAAAGCGGGGGGGAGCTGGCAATGGAGCTTTGATCCCCCGATGTCCGAATGGGGAAACCCACTCCTTCGGGAGTATCCCGCGCTGAATACATAGGCGTGTGGAAGCGAACGCGGCGAACTGAAACATCTAAGTAGCCGCAGGAACAGAAATCAACCGAGATTCCCCAAGTAGTGGCGAGCGAACGGGGAAGAGCCTGCACGACTAAACCATCGATTTAGCAGAACGGTCTGGAAAGTCCGACAATACAGGGTGATAGTCCCGTATGCGAAAAATGGGTGGCGGGTCTGAGCGTGCGACAAGTAGGGCGGGACACGTGTAATCCTGTCTGAAGATGGGGGGACCATCCTCCAAGGCTAAATACTCGTGATCGACCGATAGTGAACCAGTACCGTGAGGGAAAGGCGAAAAGAACCCCGGGAGGGGAGTGAAATAGATCCTGAAACCGCATGCATACAAACAGTGGGAGCCTCGCAAGGGGTGACTGCGTACCTTTTGTATAATGGGTCAGCGACTTACGTTCAGTAGCGAGCTTAACCGAATAGGGGAGGCGTAGGGAAACCGAGTCTGATAAGGGCGACATAGTTGCTGGGCGTAGACCCGAAACCGGATGATCTATCCATGGCCAGGATGAAGGTGCCGTAACAGGTACTGGAGGTCCGAACCCACTAATGTTGAAAAATTAGGGGATGAGCTGTGGATAGGGGTGAAAGGCTAAACAAATCCGGAAATAGCTGGTTCTCCCCGAAAACTATTTAGGTAGTGCGTCGTACGGACACTTGCGGGGGTAGAGCACTGTAATCGTTGGGGGGGTCACTGCGATCTACCCCGCGATAGCAAACTCCGAATACCGCAAAGTGATATACGGCAGACAGTCCTGGGGTGCTAACGTCCTGGGACAAGAGGGAAACAACCCAGACCGCCAGCTAAGGTCCCAAATACATGGCTAAGTGGGAAACGAAGTGGGAAGGCATAGACAGCTAGGAGGTTGGCTTAGAAGCAGCCACCCTTTAAAGAAAGCGTAATAGCTCACTAGTCGAGTCGTCCTGCGCGGAAGATGTAACGGGGCTCAAGCCATGAACCGAAGCTGCGGATCTCGCAAGAGATGGTAGGGGAGCGTTCCGTAAGCCTGCGAAGGTGTCTCGAGAGGGATGCTGGAGGTATCGGAAGTGCGAATGCTGACATGAGTAGCGATAAAGGGTGTGAAAAGCACCCTCGCCGAAAGCCCAAGGTTTCCTGCGCAACGTTCATCGACGCAGGGTGAGTCGGCCCCTAAGGCGAGGCAGAAATGCGTAGTCGATGGGAAACAGGTCAATATTCCTGTACCGATTTTAGATGCGATGGGGGGACGGAGAAGGTTAGGTCAGCCGGGTGTTGGACGTCCCGGTTTAAGCGTGTAGGCGTGCCCCGTAGGCAAATCCGCGGGGCTGAGCCAAGGCGTGATGACGAGGTCTCTTTGAGACCGAAGTGATTGATACCATGCTTCCAGGAAAAGCCTCTAAGCTTCAGTCTAAGATCGACCGTACCGCAAACCGACACAGGTGGGCAGGATGAAAATTCTAAGGCGCTTGAGAGAACTCAGGAGAAGGAACTCGGCAAATTGATACCGTAACTTCGGGAGAAGGTATGCCCCAGTAGCTTGTAGGAGTACATCCGAAGGGCGAAGGGGCCGCAGAGAATCGGTGGCTGCGACTGTTTATTAAAAACACAGCACTCTGCAAACACGAAAGTGGACGTATAGGGTGTGACGCCTGCCCGGTGCCGGAAGGTTAAGTGATGGGGTGCAAGCTCTTGATCGAAGCCCCGGTAAACGGCGGCCGTAACTATAACGGTCCTAAGGTAGCGAAATTCCTTGTCGGGTAAGTTCCGACCTGCACGAATGGCGTAACGATGGCCACACTGTCTCCTCCTGAGACTCAGCGAAGTTGAAATGTTTGTGAAGATGCAATCTCCCCGCGGCTAGACGGAAAGACCCCATGAACCTTTACTGTAGCTTTGCATTGGACTTTGACGGGACTTGTGTAGGATAGGTGGGAGGCTTTGAAGCGGTGACGCCAGTCGCCGTGGAGCCAACCTTGAAATACCACCCTGGTGTCGTTGAGGTTCTAACCTGGGCCCGTGAATCCGGGTCGGGGACCGTGCATGGCAGGCAGTTTGACTGGGGCGGTCTCCTCCCAAAAGGTAACGGAGGAGTACGAAGGTCGCCTAGGTACGGTCGGACATCGTACTGATAGTGCAATGGCAAAAGGCGGCTTGACTGCGAGACCAACATGTCGAGCAGGTGCGAAAGCAGGTCATAGTGATCCGGTGGTTCTGTATGGAAGGGCCATCGCTCAACGGATAAAAGGTACTCTGGGGATAACAGGCTGATTCCGCCCAAGAGTTCACATCGACGGCGGAGTTTGGCACCTCGATGTCGGCTCATCACATCCTGGGGCTGTAGCCGGTCCCAAGGGTATGGCTGTTCGCCATTTAAAGTGGTACGTGAGCTGGGTTTAAAACGTCGTGAGACAGTTTGGTCCCTATCTGCCGTGGGCGCTGGAAGTTTGAGAGGACCTGCTCCTAGTACGAGAGGACCGGAGTGGACGTACCCCTGGTGTACCGGTTGTGACGCCAGTCGCATCGCCGGGTAGCTAAGTACGGAAGAGATAACCGCTGAAAGCATCTAAGCGGGAAACTCGCCTCAAGATGAGACTTCCCCGGGGCCTCGAGCCCCCTGAAGGGTCGTTGAAGACCACAACGTTGATAGGTCGGGTGTGGAAGCGCAGTAATGCGTTAAGCTAACCGATACTAATTGCCCGTGAGGCTTGATCCTATAACCCTGGATCGCTCAACAAACTCACACACAACGCATCACACCAACAAACCAACACTTTACTTCCCCCCTTTGTTACCCCTTACAGTCTGACGACCATAGCGTCCCGGAACCACTCCTTCCCATCCCGAACAGGACAGTGAAACAGGATCGCGCCGATGATAGTGCTCTACGTGAGTGCGAAAGTAGGTCATCGTCAGACTACCCCAATCAAAAAAGCCGCTCTCCTAAACCAGGATGAGCGGCTTTTTTACGTCAACGCGCCGCTCGTTCATCTGCGGCGGGAGATCGCGTGAAATCTTTACCCGAGGTGTGCTGAGCGTGGACTTTAGTCCGTTGGCAGCCGGATGGGGTCTTCGTTCGGGGGCGCCGGCAAACTGTCACATGATCGACATGGCTGGAAAGCGGTTGAAGGTTTATAACGTAGATCGGGTGATCGGAATGCGGGGCGGAATGGCGGTTGCGTGAAGAACGCTTGCGGGGGAAGTGATTTACGGGCAGACCACGGCTGCGTGCCCGAGACCCGAGACCCGAGACCCGCGACCAAGGAGGATGGCCATGCGAGTGCAACCCTATCTGTTTTTCGAAGGTCGTTGCGAGGAGGCGCTGGAGTTCTATCGTGAAGTGCTCGGTGCGGAGGTGACCATGCTGGCGCGGTTCGGCGAGAGCCCCGAGCCTGTCCAGGGAATGCCGGCGGGATTCGAGAAGAAGGTGATGCATGCGAACCTGCGTATCGGGGACGCTGAAGTGATGGCTTCCGATGGCCGGTGTTCGGGGCGGTCGGGTTTCCAGGGATTCTCGCTGACGGCATCGGTAGCGAGCGTGCCCGAGGCTGAGCGGGTGTTTGCCGCACTCGCGGATCGCGGGCAGGTGCAGATGCCGCTCGCCAAGACCTTCTGGGCACCCTGTTTTGGCATGGTCGTGGACCGATTCGGGGTGTCGTGGATGGTGATGGCGATGCCGGAGGCGTAGGGCGCGACAACGCCTATCACCTCAGGTGCGAGGCGAGTGTCCGAGCAAGTTCCCGCAGTTGTTCGGCATGTTCGAGGCCAGCGATGAAGCGGCCGGGTATGCCGGAAAGTCCGCATTGGGCGCCGACGAGGGCGCCGGTGAGCATGGCGCGCGCTTGGTTCTGGCCTCCGCCGTTGATGGCGTGCAGAACGGCGGACTCGAAGTCGTCGGAGAAGCGTGCCGCGAGGTAATAGACTGCTGGGAGCACGTGGTACACCGCGCATGGCATGCCGTACACGAGCGATACCTTCCACGCGGGCTCGATGCGGATGTCGGGGTCGGCGGCCGCCCGCGCGATGAATGAGGGCGTGAGCAAGGCATCGGGCGAGGCGAATCGACCGATATGTGAGGGTTCCGCCTCTCCGCGCCGCGGGGCCTGGAGTTCTCCCGTCGTCACTGCGTGGAATGGAAGCTCATCGGATTTGACCTGGTGCATGAGCTTGCCGGAAAGGTGGGCATCGAGTTTCTCCCCCTGCACAAGGAGCGCGAGGACGGCGCCGTATGCGACGGTCAGCGAGATGACCAGCTCGTCGCTCTGGGTCAGGAACGTATTGCGGGCAATCGATTCGGCGAGATGGCGAGGTTCGCGTGCGTAGCGCACGGCGAGGGCCAGCGTGCGCTCGATGGCCTCAGTGGTGTCGGCATGTCCGCCTGTCTGCGACCAGGGCAGGCCCTGCCGAACCCGGCGGCGCCATGCTTCGCGGATCGACTGGCTCGTGTAGCCGCCGGGGCCGTGCATCGGGGTGCCGTCGAGCTGGGGGAAGAGGTCTTCGTCGAGGCGCCGGCAGAAATCCGCTTCGTCGTACGCGCCGCGTTCCGTGAGGGACTGCAAGAGCATCTGCAGGATCAGTCCTGCCTGGGAGAGTTGTCCTGCCGCCATTCCGCCGTGATAGCGGTCCGGCCTCGGGGTGGTGTAGCCGGTGATCCAGTCCCCGTAGTCGCGCCGCAGTTCGTCGAGGTTGTAGTACCAGTGCGGGCCGAGGCCCAGGGCGTCACCGATGAAGGCGCCGAGGATGGCGCCGGCGGCACGATCTCGCAGTGCGGTGTCGGTCATTGTCCATGGCTCCGTTTGAAGGAACTGCAGTTGGACGGAGGTGGAGAGCAAGCGTTCCCGCGACGGGCTTTGTAAGGGGAGATC is drawn from Azoarcus sp. DN11 and contains these coding sequences:
- a CDS encoding VOC family protein; translated protein: MRVQPYLFFEGRCEEALEFYREVLGAEVTMLARFGESPEPVQGMPAGFEKKVMHANLRIGDAEVMASDGRCSGRSGFQGFSLTASVASVPEAERVFAALADRGQVQMPLAKTFWAPCFGMVVDRFGVSWMVMAMPEA
- a CDS encoding ADP-ribosylglycohydrolase family protein, producing MTDTALRDRAAGAILGAFIGDALGLGPHWYYNLDELRRDYGDWITGYTTPRPDRYHGGMAAGQLSQAGLILQMLLQSLTERGAYDEADFCRRLDEDLFPQLDGTPMHGPGGYTSQSIREAWRRRVRQGLPWSQTGGHADTTEAIERTLALAVRYAREPRHLAESIARNTFLTQSDELVISLTVAYGAVLALLVQGEKLDAHLSGKLMHQVKSDELPFHAVTTGELQAPRRGEAEPSHIGRFASPDALLTPSFIARAAADPDIRIEPAWKVSLVYGMPCAVYHVLPAVYYLAARFSDDFESAVLHAINGGGQNQARAMLTGALVGAQCGLSGIPGRFIAGLEHAEQLRELARTLASHLR
- a CDS encoding EAL domain-containing protein, with the protein product MTFRSLFGVDSTFRPGVLGVIALVVALAVTGMLIAQSEREELRIRRAELADQSGDKAHEIENAIRHGLAATYALAALVRQGHGVVPDFDAVATEMLRYYPGADSLQLAPGGVIRQIVPFAENARAMGHDLLADPARNKEAFLARDTGELTLAGPFPLMQGGIGAAGRLPVFLDDENGRPRFWGFATVLIRFPQILAKAQLPQLAKRGLHYELWRLHPDTGLRQIIAASSDVPLVDPVDRSIMMPNGAWTLSVAPIDGWTDKPGLVLKLLLGLIFSSLLGWLAKQMGELRLHRHRLQALVDERTTALAARESKLGALIGSLPDQLFVMDDAGRIVEVHSPDAALLPRDSADILGRSYDDVFPLPVADGIRTALMAIRGDARRREFEYALELPVGRRQFSASMSQLSGGDGRTAGFIALVRDVSERELAEEKMREATVVFDASSQGIMTADANGIITSVNPAFCSITGYSAADVIGNTPAMFKSGRHDEAFYENMWSTLEKVGRWEGEIWNRRKAGDIYPQWLTISAVRDEAGRLIKYVSIFSDMTRRKQREEVIWRQANFDVLTGLANRNLLNDRLDRALVHSHRTGKKAGLIFLDLDGFKWINDTLGHDVGDEMLIEVAARLKECVRHQDTVARLGGDEFTLVVDDIEDVDDLQIVGDKVLRIIREPFLLAGANRYVTGSLGITVFPDDGDDVQTLLRNADIAMYKSKQLGKNRCQFYSQDMQEAARVRVQLEAELRIAIERKEFVLFYQPIIDAERGRVSGAEALLRWRHPSRGIVAPDEFITIAEDTGLIVPIGEWVLNEALRQANAWRIRGLPPLRVAVNVSGVQFREQGLVEMITQASRTPGFDEITLVLEITESVLMQSSDVTEARMREIGLFGIEYSLDDFGTGYSSLSYLKRFPVGHVKIDRSFVSDCPDDRNDVLLVEAIINMAHSLGLKVTAEGVETERQRAFLRARSCDYLQGYLISEPLPAVDFERFVFRNGSPH
- the tyrS gene encoding tyrosine--tRNA ligase, giving the protein MTDVQGALELIKRGVDELLIESELAEKLKSGRPLRVKAGFDPTAPDLHLGHTVLINKMRHFQELGHQVMFLIGDFTGMIGDPSGKNATRPPLSREQIMENARTYQDQVFKILDPEKTQICFNSAWMESLGSAGMIRLASRSTVARMLERDDFAKRYAANQPISIHEFLYPLCQGYDSVAMRADIELGGTDQKFNLLMGRELQKHDGQAPQCVLMMPLLEGLDGVNKMSKSLGNYIGIAEGPREIFGKLMSISDDLMWRYYELLSFRSISEIAGLRREAESGRNPRDIKVMLAMELVARFHDAQAAEAARTEFEARFQRGVLPDDMPEVNVAVGAEGMPVFQVIKQAGLTGTTSEAMRMIDQGAVRLDGERVEDKGLVLHSGRTVVLQVGKRKFASVRLG